In Kitasatospora sp. NBC_00240, the following are encoded in one genomic region:
- a CDS encoding alpha/beta fold hydrolase codes for MATRRSTLALRRLGFTFASDGSHAACLASGADGGWYVESWRLPADGPARPTALPLPGDRSESLHSQLVSLADGTVLVCRHDGDRHELVLLSADVDRPPAPSLDPAAAPALGGAPYGGAPYTGPPYGGPPYGGPPFDGPSFERAPAPFGGTSIFDPASPGGPAGPAARERRLAALRTAGLRLLPLPAASTSPFSPSHPDALSTRTTPTAPFRPADAPVAIALGTDARPVTTVWLVRTDGSAPEQVAELPGLHGGGVWLDRAGRLLGLDRVHEGVVRSVVLDLGLGEVTPLLEIGERSNDRLVLFDPDSRFIMVRSDAPGADRLGWGVLGGPAPLRFPDCLHVPGVFLRPVALRHGRSGQDGPDGRDDTGAGTGTGLPEDVRVAVQIDHGATSALALWQPAGHRLDPLPVPAGRLGAVAHWSAGGLRMPYSAPDHPAALATLDVDTLLGAGPAGATGAVPLPLQLAPLSGTLPQLWRDAAPPAQPGGGPRLSRTSPPGWRLDGSVRPADGSRWHPAQSLELAGPAGPLEAVVYGGDAWLSSPQLVLALHGGPADAWLLEFDPALQRMAAEGLAVVAPNQRGSTGYGTGHAMAVRGAWGGPDLEDVLGLLEGIAGQRSALGLEPPALFGVSYGAFLALLAAAHAPPEQVARCAVVAPFLSGARLLAEASAPVRALTTRLGGHEPVTDERGPRDVLQLAHRIGAPLLILHGDRDEVVPVSQSRSLRHELIRLGRVEGVDFRYVEAAGSGHELLAEEGAAVLHELLAGFLRAGRAG; via the coding sequence GTGGCCACCCGCCGCTCGACCCTGGCCCTGCGCCGGTTGGGCTTCACCTTCGCCTCCGACGGCTCGCACGCCGCCTGCCTGGCCTCCGGCGCCGACGGCGGCTGGTACGTGGAGAGCTGGCGGCTCCCCGCCGACGGCCCCGCCCGACCGACCGCCCTGCCGCTGCCCGGCGACCGGTCGGAGAGCCTGCACTCCCAGCTGGTGTCGCTGGCCGACGGGACGGTGCTGGTCTGCCGGCACGACGGCGACCGGCACGAACTGGTCCTGCTGTCGGCCGACGTCGACCGGCCCCCGGCGCCGAGCCTCGACCCGGCGGCCGCCCCGGCCCTCGGCGGGGCACCGTACGGCGGGGCACCGTATACCGGGCCTCCGTACGGCGGGCCTCCGTACGGCGGGCCCCCCTTCGACGGGCCGTCCTTCGAGAGGGCACCTGCGCCCTTCGGCGGGACGTCCATCTTCGACCCGGCATCCCCCGGCGGCCCGGCCGGCCCGGCGGCCCGGGAGCGGCGCCTCGCCGCGCTGCGGACGGCCGGCCTGCGGCTGCTGCCGCTGCCAGCCGCCTCGACCTCCCCCTTCTCCCCCTCCCACCCCGACGCCCTCAGCACCCGCACCACTCCCACCGCGCCCTTCCGCCCCGCCGACGCGCCGGTGGCGATCGCCCTGGGCACCGACGCCCGGCCGGTCACCACGGTCTGGCTGGTCCGCACCGACGGGAGCGCCCCCGAACAGGTCGCCGAACTCCCCGGCCTGCACGGCGGCGGAGTCTGGCTGGACCGCGCCGGACGGCTGCTCGGCCTGGACCGGGTGCACGAGGGGGTGGTCCGCAGCGTGGTGCTGGACCTGGGACTCGGCGAGGTCACCCCGCTGCTGGAGATCGGCGAGCGGAGCAACGACCGGCTGGTCCTGTTCGACCCGGACTCCCGCTTCATCATGGTGCGCAGCGACGCCCCGGGCGCCGACCGACTGGGCTGGGGCGTGCTCGGCGGCCCGGCGCCGCTGCGCTTCCCGGACTGCCTGCACGTCCCCGGCGTGTTCCTGCGACCGGTCGCCCTGCGGCACGGGCGGTCCGGCCAGGACGGACCGGACGGACGGGACGACACCGGCGCGGGCACCGGCACCGGCCTGCCCGAGGACGTCCGGGTCGCCGTCCAGATCGACCACGGCGCGACCTCCGCGCTGGCGCTCTGGCAGCCGGCCGGCCACCGGCTGGACCCGCTGCCGGTGCCGGCGGGGCGGCTGGGCGCCGTCGCCCACTGGTCGGCGGGCGGACTGCGGATGCCGTACTCCGCGCCCGACCACCCCGCCGCGCTGGCCACCCTGGACGTGGACACGCTGCTCGGCGCCGGCCCGGCGGGCGCGACCGGCGCCGTACCGCTGCCGCTGCAGCTGGCGCCGCTGAGCGGCACCCTGCCGCAGCTGTGGCGGGATGCCGCCCCACCCGCGCAGCCCGGCGGCGGGCCCAGGCTCTCGCGTACCTCGCCGCCCGGCTGGCGGCTGGACGGCAGCGTGCGGCCCGCCGACGGCAGCCGCTGGCACCCTGCCCAGAGTCTCGAACTGGCTGGTCCGGCAGGTCCGTTGGAGGCCGTGGTGTACGGCGGGGACGCGTGGCTGAGCAGCCCGCAGCTGGTCCTGGCACTGCACGGCGGCCCGGCGGACGCCTGGCTGCTGGAGTTCGACCCGGCCCTGCAGCGGATGGCCGCCGAGGGGCTGGCGGTGGTCGCCCCCAACCAGCGCGGCAGCACCGGCTACGGCACCGGGCACGCGATGGCGGTGCGCGGCGCCTGGGGCGGGCCCGACCTGGAGGACGTCCTCGGGCTGTTGGAGGGCATCGCGGGCCAGCGGTCGGCCCTCGGGCTCGAACCGCCCGCCCTGTTCGGCGTCAGTTACGGCGCCTTCCTGGCCCTGCTGGCCGCCGCCCACGCCCCGCCCGAACAGGTGGCGCGCTGCGCGGTGGTGGCGCCCTTCCTGTCCGGCGCCCGGCTGCTGGCGGAGGCGTCGGCGCCGGTCCGGGCGCTCACCACCCGACTGGGCGGCCACGAACCGGTCACCGACGAGCGGGGCCCGCGCGACGTGCTCCAGCTGGCGCACCGGATCGGCGCACCGCTGCTGATCCTGCACGGCGACCGCGACGAGGTCGTCCCGGTGAGCCAGTCGCGTTCGCTGCGCCACGAGTTGATCCGGCTCGGCCGGGTCGAGGGGGTGGACTTCCGGTACGTCGAGGCGGCCGGCTCCGGGCACGAGCTGCTCGCCGAGGAGGGCGCGGCGGTGCTGCACGAGCTGCTGGCGGGATTCCTGCGCGCCGGCCGGGCGGGCTGA
- a CDS encoding Nif3-like dinuclear metal center hexameric protein — MPNLSEVISALEELYPPRWAESWDAVGLVCGDPEARVGRVLFAVDPVQAVVDEAVEWGADLVVTHHPLYLRGTTSVAATGFKGRVVHTLISSGIALHVAHTNADHAAPGVSDALAEAVGLRVTGPLVPDPTDPAGLRGSGRIGLLEPPLTLSAFAAQVAQGLPATATGVRVSGDPDRLISRVAVCGGAGDSFLADARAAGVDAYLTSDLRHHPASEAAQSAPVALVDAAHWATEWPWLNLAARSLAAASDKHDWQLETKVSHRVTDPWTAHAPMPYTA; from the coding sequence GTGCCGAATCTGTCCGAGGTCATCAGCGCGTTGGAAGAGCTCTACCCGCCGCGGTGGGCGGAGTCCTGGGACGCCGTCGGCCTGGTCTGCGGCGACCCCGAGGCCCGGGTCGGCCGCGTCCTGTTCGCCGTCGACCCCGTCCAGGCCGTCGTCGACGAGGCCGTCGAGTGGGGGGCCGATCTGGTGGTCACCCACCACCCCCTGTACCTGCGGGGCACCACCAGCGTCGCCGCGACCGGCTTCAAGGGCCGCGTGGTGCACACCCTGATCTCCTCCGGGATCGCCCTGCACGTCGCGCACACCAACGCCGACCACGCCGCCCCGGGGGTCTCCGACGCCCTGGCCGAGGCCGTCGGCCTGCGCGTCACCGGCCCGCTGGTCCCGGACCCGACCGACCCGGCCGGCCTCCGCGGCAGCGGTCGGATCGGCCTGCTGGAGCCGCCGCTCACGCTCTCCGCCTTCGCCGCGCAGGTCGCCCAGGGCCTGCCGGCCACCGCCACCGGCGTCCGGGTGTCCGGCGACCCCGACCGGCTGATCAGCCGGGTGGCGGTCTGCGGCGGCGCCGGCGACAGCTTCCTCGCCGACGCCCGGGCCGCCGGCGTCGACGCGTACCTCACCTCGGACCTGCGCCACCACCCCGCGTCCGAGGCCGCCCAGTCCGCGCCGGTCGCGCTGGTCGACGCCGCGCACTGGGCCACCGAGTGGCCGTGGCTGAACCTCGCCGCACGGTCGCTGGCCGCCGCCTCGGACAAGCACGACTGGCAGCTGGAGACCAAGGTCTCCCACCGGGTCACCGACCCCTGGACCGCGCACGCCCCCATGCCCTACACCGCCTGA
- a CDS encoding C4-type zinc ribbon domain-containing protein → MNAAPADQIRLLDLQAIDSRLDQLAHRRRSLPEHAEIDKAAADHGALKSLVVAAEAQLGDTTRELTKAEQDVEQVRSRSARNQQRLESGAITSPKDLENLQHEVGSLAKRQSDLEDVVLEIMERMESAQTRVTELGARLEHSTVTLTEAEARRDAAFAEIDADAEKVRRDREAVAVVIPADLIKLYTRLREQQGGVGAARLYQRRCEGCRVEFAVSDLNAIKAEPKDAVVRCDNCGRILVRTAESGV, encoded by the coding sequence TTGAACGCCGCGCCCGCCGACCAGATCCGCCTGCTCGACCTGCAGGCCATCGACTCCCGCCTCGACCAGCTGGCCCACCGGCGCCGCAGCCTGCCCGAGCACGCCGAGATCGACAAGGCCGCCGCCGACCACGGCGCGCTGAAGTCGCTGGTCGTGGCCGCCGAGGCCCAGCTCGGCGACACCACCCGTGAGCTGACCAAGGCCGAGCAGGACGTCGAGCAGGTCCGCAGCCGCTCGGCCCGCAACCAGCAGCGCCTGGAATCCGGCGCGATCACCTCGCCGAAGGACCTGGAGAACCTCCAGCACGAGGTCGGCTCGCTGGCCAAGCGCCAGTCCGACCTGGAGGACGTGGTCCTGGAGATCATGGAGCGGATGGAGTCCGCCCAGACCCGGGTCACCGAGCTGGGTGCCCGCCTGGAGCACTCCACCGTCACCCTGACCGAGGCCGAGGCCCGCCGCGACGCCGCCTTCGCGGAGATCGACGCCGACGCCGAGAAGGTCCGCCGCGACCGCGAGGCCGTCGCCGTGGTGATCCCGGCCGACCTGATCAAGCTCTACACCCGGCTGCGCGAGCAGCAGGGCGGCGTCGGTGCGGCCCGCCTGTACCAGCGCCGCTGCGAGGGCTGCCGGGTCGAGTTCGCCGTCTCCGACCTGAACGCCATCAAGGCCGAGCCGAAGGACGCCGTCGTCCGCTGCGACAACTGCGGCCGGATCCTGGTCCGTACCGCCGAGTCGGGCGTCTGA
- a CDS encoding bifunctional RNase H/acid phosphatase, with translation MAGRRFIVEADGGSRGNPGPAGYGAVVRDGDTGLVIAEAAEFIGHATNNVAEYKGLIAGLRAAREIDPGAAVDVRMDSKLVVEQMSGRWKIKHPDMQPLAAEAKTVLPRGQVTYTWIPRERNKDADRLANEAMDAGKAGRQWEPRAPKAVVPAAAEPAAPLETAAPKAGWAAPADLGTPTTFVLLRHGETPLTPEKRFSGSGGSDPGLSEKGRWQAERAAEAMAARGTIQAVVSSPMRRTRQTAEAVAGRLGLDVRVEEGLRELDFGDWEGLTFAEVQQRHPADLDAWLASAKARPTGGSESFTTLTHRVGVARDKILARYAGRTVLVVSHVSPIKTLVRLALGAPPDALYRMELSAAALSAVQYYTDGNASVRLLNDTGHLR, from the coding sequence ATGGCGGGTCGCAGGTTCATCGTCGAGGCCGACGGCGGTTCCCGGGGCAACCCGGGGCCGGCCGGCTACGGCGCGGTGGTGCGGGACGGTGACACCGGCCTGGTCATCGCCGAGGCCGCCGAGTTCATCGGGCACGCGACCAACAACGTGGCCGAGTACAAGGGCCTGATCGCCGGACTGCGGGCCGCCCGCGAGATCGACCCGGGCGCCGCGGTGGACGTCCGGATGGACTCCAAGCTGGTCGTCGAGCAGATGTCGGGGCGCTGGAAGATCAAGCACCCCGACATGCAGCCGCTGGCCGCCGAGGCGAAGACCGTGCTGCCGCGCGGGCAGGTCACGTACACCTGGATCCCGCGTGAGCGGAACAAGGACGCCGACCGGCTGGCCAACGAGGCGATGGACGCGGGCAAGGCCGGCCGGCAGTGGGAGCCCAGGGCGCCCAAGGCCGTCGTCCCCGCCGCGGCGGAGCCCGCGGCCCCGCTGGAGACCGCCGCTCCGAAGGCCGGCTGGGCCGCCCCCGCCGACCTCGGCACCCCCACCACCTTCGTCCTGCTGCGGCACGGCGAGACCCCGCTCACCCCGGAGAAGCGCTTCTCCGGCAGCGGCGGCAGCGACCCGGGGCTGTCCGAGAAGGGCCGTTGGCAGGCCGAGCGGGCCGCCGAGGCGATGGCCGCGCGCGGCACGATCCAGGCCGTGGTCAGCTCCCCGATGCGGCGCACCCGGCAGACCGCGGAGGCCGTCGCCGGCCGTCTGGGCCTGGACGTCCGGGTCGAGGAGGGCCTGCGCGAGCTGGACTTCGGCGACTGGGAGGGCCTGACCTTCGCCGAGGTGCAGCAGCGCCACCCGGCGGACCTCGACGCCTGGCTGGCCTCGGCGAAGGCCAGGCCGACCGGCGGCAGCGAGAGCTTCACCACCCTGACCCACCGGGTCGGCGTCGCCCGCGACAAGATCCTGGCCCGGTACGCGGGGCGGACCGTCCTGGTCGTCTCGCACGTCAGCCCGATCAAGACGCTGGTGCGGCTGGCGCTGGGCGCCCCGCCGGACGCGCTGTACCGGATGGAGCTGTCGGCCGCGGCGCTGTCCGCGGTCCAGTACTACACCGACGGCAACGCCTCGGTGCGGTTGCTGAACGACACCGGCCACCTGCGCTGA
- the ltrA gene encoding group II intron reverse transcriptase/maturase yields MDTNTDADGAVQTVPAAAATVNGPEGEGLDWASVNWRRAEEDVRRLRQRIFTASQAGDLKKVRNLQKLMLRSRSNTLLSVRRVTEINAGRATAGVDGKVVLLPQSKAALAHWVQHRARPWTPQPVKRVFIPKPGTTKKRGLGIPVIVDRCLQAVALGALEPEWEARFEPKSYGFRPGRGCHDAIGAIYSTLNGKNPQRVWVLDADLTAAFDRIDHARLMAALGTFPARGLVRQWLKAGVVDKGRFAPTEEGTPQGGVISPLLFNVALHGMEEAAGVRYFTAGRDAGSAQSGSPVLVRYADDFVAICTSREQAELVKERLAAWLTPRGLAFHEDKTRIVHAESGFDFLGFNVRRYHGKLLIKPSTAAQRRIREQLHAEMLALRGANAAAVLKKINPIVRGWSAYYRTVVSSEVFTALDNYMWTLAYKWAKHSHPNKPKHWVSSKYFGRFNKSRKDRWVFGDRDSGAYLLKFSWTKIVRHQLVKGRASPDDPALEPYWAERRRKGPPLPVDGMTMRLLQAQHGRCPACGGLLLHADHPPRSPQEWETWRAVIRKAISKQYVAFLGGSTPGDQRIRLLHTQCQRRNGAAEPTRPAPSPAREPTGLA; encoded by the coding sequence TTGGACACCAACACGGATGCGGACGGAGCGGTCCAGACCGTCCCGGCTGCTGCCGCGACGGTGAACGGACCTGAGGGCGAAGGCCTGGACTGGGCGTCGGTCAACTGGCGCCGCGCCGAGGAGGACGTACGGCGTCTGCGGCAGAGAATCTTCACGGCATCGCAGGCAGGGGACCTGAAGAAGGTCCGCAACTTGCAGAAGCTGATGCTCCGGTCCCGTTCGAACACGCTCTTGAGTGTGCGGCGGGTCACGGAGATCAACGCAGGACGCGCGACGGCGGGAGTCGACGGGAAGGTGGTACTGCTTCCCCAGTCGAAGGCCGCGCTGGCCCACTGGGTCCAGCACCGGGCCCGACCCTGGACTCCCCAGCCCGTCAAGCGGGTGTTCATCCCGAAACCAGGGACCACGAAGAAGCGCGGCCTCGGGATTCCCGTGATCGTCGACCGGTGCCTTCAAGCTGTGGCACTGGGCGCACTGGAACCCGAGTGGGAAGCGCGGTTCGAGCCGAAGTCGTACGGCTTCCGGCCCGGCCGCGGCTGTCACGACGCGATCGGGGCCATCTACTCCACGCTCAACGGGAAGAACCCGCAGCGTGTGTGGGTGCTCGACGCGGACCTGACGGCGGCGTTCGACCGTATCGACCACGCCCGGCTGATGGCCGCGCTCGGCACCTTCCCCGCCCGGGGACTGGTCCGGCAGTGGCTGAAGGCCGGGGTCGTGGACAAAGGTCGGTTCGCCCCGACCGAGGAGGGAACTCCGCAGGGCGGGGTGATCAGCCCGTTGCTCTTCAACGTGGCCCTGCACGGGATGGAGGAAGCCGCAGGGGTCCGCTACTTCACCGCCGGCCGAGACGCCGGCAGTGCGCAGAGCGGAAGCCCCGTGCTGGTGCGGTACGCAGACGACTTTGTCGCGATATGCACCAGCCGTGAGCAGGCCGAACTGGTCAAGGAACGGCTGGCCGCATGGCTGACGCCCAGAGGACTCGCCTTCCACGAGGACAAGACACGCATCGTCCACGCGGAGAGCGGGTTCGACTTCCTGGGGTTCAACGTCCGCCGGTATCACGGCAAACTGCTGATCAAGCCGAGCACAGCGGCGCAACGACGGATCCGGGAACAGCTGCACGCCGAGATGTTGGCCCTGCGAGGGGCCAACGCTGCGGCCGTGCTCAAGAAGATCAACCCCATCGTGCGGGGCTGGTCGGCCTACTACCGGACGGTGGTGTCCAGCGAGGTCTTCACGGCGCTGGACAACTACATGTGGACGCTCGCCTACAAGTGGGCCAAGCACAGCCACCCGAACAAGCCGAAGCACTGGGTCTCCAGCAAGTACTTCGGCCGGTTCAACAAGTCCAGGAAGGACCGGTGGGTGTTCGGCGACCGCGACAGCGGCGCCTACCTACTCAAGTTCTCCTGGACGAAGATCGTCCGGCACCAGTTGGTCAAGGGCAGGGCGTCTCCGGATGACCCTGCCCTGGAGCCGTACTGGGCCGAGCGGCGCCGCAAGGGACCACCTCTGCCGGTGGACGGTATGACCATGCGCCTGCTTCAGGCCCAGCACGGTCGCTGCCCAGCCTGCGGAGGGCTCCTGCTGCACGCCGACCACCCGCCGCGAAGCCCCCAGGAGTGGGAGACGTGGCGGGCCGTCATCAGGAAGGCGATCTCCAAGCAGTACGTCGCGTTCCTGGGCGGGAGCACGCCGGGCGATCAACGAATCCGTCTCCTCCACACCCAGTGTCAACGGCGGAACGGAGCCGCCGAGCCGACACGTCCCGCACCTTCGCCTGCCCGCGAGCCCACGGGGCTTGCTTGA
- the yaaA gene encoding peroxide stress protein YaaA: MLVLLPPSEGKAASGPGVPLALDGLSLPGLTTARENVLAALVKLCSGDTDRAAEVLGLSPGLRGEVARNTGLLTAGARPAGEVYTGVLFDALGLATLDEAAYGRAERALLVFSGLWGAVRITDRIPSYRCSMGVKLPPLGALGAYWRSATATVLPEVADGLVLDLRSSAYAAAWKPAGELLGRTATVRVLQEREVDGVPKRSVVSHFNKATKGRLVRDLLVAGAEPKTPDELVDALLALGYRVEVAARGTARKAWQLDVVVTEIH, encoded by the coding sequence GTGCTGGTCCTGTTGCCGCCCTCGGAGGGCAAGGCCGCGTCCGGGCCCGGCGTGCCGCTGGCACTCGACGGGCTGTCGCTGCCGGGGCTGACCACGGCGCGCGAGAACGTGCTGGCCGCGCTGGTGAAGCTGTGCTCGGGCGACACCGACCGGGCCGCCGAGGTACTGGGGCTGAGCCCGGGCCTGCGCGGCGAGGTGGCGCGCAACACCGGGCTGCTGACCGCGGGCGCCCGCCCGGCCGGGGAGGTGTACACCGGTGTGCTGTTCGACGCGCTGGGTCTGGCGACACTGGACGAGGCAGCGTACGGGCGGGCCGAGCGTGCGCTGCTGGTGTTCTCGGGGCTCTGGGGCGCGGTCCGGATCACCGACCGGATCCCGTCGTACCGCTGCTCGATGGGGGTGAAACTCCCGCCGTTGGGGGCGCTCGGGGCGTACTGGCGGAGTGCGACGGCCACGGTGCTGCCGGAGGTCGCCGACGGGCTGGTGCTGGACCTGCGCAGTTCGGCCTACGCGGCGGCCTGGAAGCCGGCCGGCGAGCTGCTCGGACGGACCGCGACGGTACGGGTGCTCCAGGAGCGCGAGGTCGACGGCGTGCCGAAGCGCTCGGTGGTGAGCCACTTCAACAAGGCCACCAAGGGGCGGCTGGTGCGTGACCTGCTGGTCGCGGGCGCCGAGCCGAAGACCCCCGACGAGCTGGTGGACGCGCTGCTGGCACTCGGCTACCGGGTCGAGGTGGCGGCCCGGGGCACCGCCCGCAAGGCCTGGCAGCTGGACGTCGTGGTCACCGAGATCCACTAG
- a CDS encoding DUF3995 domain-containing protein yields the protein MNAVRNTGTAVAGALAATGALHAVWAATPWPLRTREEFADAVVGVDVKDLPSPAACLAVAGALGAAAYLVGARAGALPAAGPRWVRKAGSGTVAAALLARGAGGLLLFGSGRVERTERFLRLDRRYYSPLCLALGAGAAVVAGAGD from the coding sequence ATGAACGCGGTACGGAACACGGGTACGGCGGTGGCGGGGGCACTCGCCGCGACGGGCGCGCTGCACGCGGTGTGGGCGGCGACGCCCTGGCCCTTGCGGACGCGGGAGGAGTTCGCGGACGCGGTGGTCGGGGTCGACGTGAAGGACCTGCCGTCCCCGGCGGCCTGCTTGGCCGTGGCGGGTGCGCTGGGCGCGGCCGCGTACCTGGTGGGCGCCCGGGCGGGCGCGCTGCCGGCGGCCGGGCCGCGGTGGGTGCGCAAGGCGGGCTCGGGGACGGTCGCGGCCGCCCTGCTGGCACGGGGTGCGGGCGGGCTGCTGCTGTTCGGCAGCGGGCGGGTCGAGCGGACGGAGCGCTTCCTGCGGCTGGACCGCCGCTACTACTCGCCGCTCTGCCTTGCACTGGGCGCGGGCGCCGCCGTGGTGGCGGGCGCCGGGGACTGA